A single window of Puntigrus tetrazona isolate hp1 unplaced genomic scaffold, ASM1883169v1 S000000181, whole genome shotgun sequence DNA harbors:
- the LOC122333122 gene encoding uncharacterized protein LOC122333122, with protein MSDKCDLCLLGLIFLSSLLTGISGVDDHVFISSGENVRLSCNNALHDCRSTTWNYYNRHSAAVELIGLGIKKKDTKKHERLSLGSDCSLNIKNITEDDYGLYSCRQYVNEQQHGADALVYLHVLQISSSSSSSSQTDISGDSVTLFCQLYSYTRVSCDDWIRSERIEVFWVNQAGVKLKRSDSRDQILFSSNQCIISLNTTLLNEDLNREWRCEVTHRDQVKTSVTYTVRRSARAETTTAETSRAPDSVTQIPVSSSNSEKKSGETPAPTSTQDSSNSEKKSGETPAVITSTETAPVSDTAARSLHQGIVIGIIISASLALLLPALILWLICKKRGGVRKMTEDSVEQTDDVTYTEVTVYNKHRAKKKKVRCDDKVTYASIGEVQENCNEL; from the exons ATGTCTGATAAGTGTGATCTGTGTCTGCTGGGactcatctttctctcttcactTCTCACAG GTATCAGTGGAGTGGATGATCATGTGTTCATCAGTTCTGGAGAAAATGTCCGTCTGTCCTGTAATAATGCTCTTCATGACTGTAGATCAACTACATGGAACTATTATAACAGACATTCAGCAGCAGTTGAACTGATCGGTTTAGGGATAAAGAAGAAAGACACAAAGAAACATGAGAGACTGAGTCTGGGGTCTGACTGCTCTCTGAACATCAAGAACATCACAGAAGATGATTATGGACTTTACAGCTGCAGACAATATGTGAATGAACAACAACATGGAGCTGATGCTCTTGTTTATCTGCATGTTCTTCAGA tttcttcatcatcttcatcatcctcacagACTGATATCAGTGGAGACTCTGTGACTCTCTTCTGTCAGCTGTATTCATATACTAGAGTCTCTTGTGATGATTGGATCAGATCTGAGAGAATTGAGGTGTTCTGGGTGAATCAGGCTGGTGTTAAACTGAAGAGATCAGACTCCAGAGATCAGATATTATTCTCATCAAATCAGTGTATCATCAGTCTGAATACAACACTCCTGAATGAAGATCTCAACAGAGAGTGGAGATGTGAAGTTACTCACAGAGATCAAGTCAAGACCTCAGTCACATACACTGTCAGGAGATCAG CTCGAGCTGAAACAACGACAGCAGAAACTTCACGAG CTCCAGATTCAGTGACACAGATTCCAGTCAGCAGCTCAAACTCTGAGAAGAAATCAGGAGAAACTCCAGCCCCGACTTCTACACAAGACTCTTCAAACTCTGAGAAGAAATCAGGAGAAACTCCAGCAG tTATAACATCAACAGAAACAGCACCAGTTTCAGACACTGCAGCAAGATCTCTGCATCAAG GGATTGTGATTGGGATTATTATCAGCGCTTCACTCGCTCTTCTTCTTCCCGCTCTGATTCTTTGgctgatttgtaaaaaaaggGGAG GTGTCAGAAAAATGACTGAAGACTCTGTC GAGCAGACAGATGATGTGACTTATACTGAAGTTACTGTGTACAATAAACACAGAgccaagaagaagaag GTTCGCTGTGATGATAAAGTGACTTACGCTTCCATCGGAGAAGTTCAGGAAAACTGCAATGAGCTTTAA
- the LOC122333124 gene encoding LOW QUALITY PROTEIN: uncharacterized protein LOC122333124 (The sequence of the model RefSeq protein was modified relative to this genomic sequence to represent the inferred CDS: deleted 2 bases in 1 codon) encodes MSYKCDLCLLGLIFLSSLLTGISEVDDHVFISSGENVSLSCNNALHDCTSTTWIYNNRYSAAVELITLGIKKKDTERHERLSLGSDCSLNIKNITEEDYGLYICRQYVNKQQHGADACVYLHVLQMSSSSSSSSQTEISADSVTLFCQLYLYSYTRDSCDWITSERIEVFWVNQAGVKLKRSDSRDQILFSSNQCIISLNTTLLNEDLNREWRCEVTHRDQVKTSVTYTVRRSARAETTTAETSRAPDSVTQIPVSSSNSEKKSGETPAPTSTQDSSNSEKKSGETPAVITSTETASVSDTAARSLHQGVFLQDPHQPPEIFFMINEDSFALNCVIHHFNCRLIYLYFDNQSNADYCIVCLSGIVIGIIISASLALLLPALILWLICKKRAGVRKMTEDSVEQTDDVTYTEVTVYNKHRAKKKKVRCDDKVTYASIGEVQENCNEL; translated from the exons ATGTCTTATAAGTGTGATCTGTGTCTGCTGGGactcatctttctctcttcactTCTCACAG GTATCAGTGAAGTAGATGATCATGTGTTCATCAGTTCTGGTGAAAATGTCAGTCTGTCCTGTAATAATGCTCTTCATGACTGTACATCAACTACATGGATCTATAATAACAGATATTCAGCAGCAGTTGAACTGATCACTTTAGGGATAAAgaagaaagacacagagagacatgaGAGACTGAGTCTGGGGTCTGACTGCTCTCTGAACATCAAGAACATCACAGAAGAAGATTATGGACTTTACATCTGCAGACAATATGTGAATAAACAACAACATGGAGCTGATGCTTGTGTTTATCTGCATGTTCTTCAGA tgtcttcatcatcttcatcatcctcacagACTGAGATCAGTGCAGACTCTGTGACTCTCTTCTGTCagctgtatttatattcatatactaGAGACTCTTGTGATTGGATCACTTCTGAGAGAATTGAGGTGTTCTGGGTGAATCAGGCTGGTGTTAAACTGAAGAGATCAGACTCCAGAGATCAGATATTATTCTCATCAAATCAGTGTATCATCAGTCTGAATACAACACTCCTGAATGAAGATCTCAACAGAGAGTGGAGATGTGAAGTTACTCACAGAGATCAAGTCAAGACCTCAGTCACATACACTGTCAGGAGATCAG CTCGAGCTGAAACAACGACAGCAGAAACTTCACGAG CTCCAGATTCAGTGACACAGATTCCAGTCAGCAGCTCAAACTCTGAGAAGAAATCAGGAGAAACTCCAGCCCCGACTTCTACACAAGACTCTTCAAACTCTGAGAAGAAATCAGGAGAAACTCCAGCAG tTATAACATCAACAGAAACAGCATCAGTTTCAGACACTGCAGCAAGATCTCTGCATCAAGGTGTGTTTCTACAGGATCCTCATCAACCCCCAGAGATCTTCTTCATGATAAATGAGGATAGTTTTGCTCTTAACTGTGTCATTCATCATTTTAACTGTAGATTG ATTTATCTATATTTTGATAATCAGAGTAATGCTGATTATTGTATTGTCTGTCTCTCAGGGATTGTGATTGGGATTATTATCAGCGCTTCACTCGCTCTTCTTCTTCCCGCTCTGATTCTTTGgctgatttgtaaaaaaaggGCAG GTGTCAGAAAAATGACTGAAGACTCTGTC GAGCAGACAGATGATGTGACTTATACTGAAGTTACTGTGTACAATAAACACAGAgccaagaagaagaag GTTCGCTGTGATGATAAAGTGACTTACGCTTCCATCGGAGAAGTTCAGGAAAACTGCAATGAGCTTTAA
- the LOC122333138 gene encoding uncharacterized protein LOC122333138: MGVADELCDELFRWIHQQEKCAGHLRALASELESIREVMTAGQLVGNTATVLGSAALVGTGIVTFLTGGLAAPLLATAAGITVGVGTATSLALSLVEKWKSSQTMKKAEKTVDKIKQIQRNIERLQEKLQKECESEGFQTSSSNDVQCEITARILRAMAKRSGRDLPLSRIRVLLRSDGIYMLHRYSPFRLKPAFFYTLTSVLVFLGYSAVLLKTAAIKGQKYYTPLVVKGMIDLSVKSTLKGTCQAAGGIFGLILTVPDLIDNCEELIKNKHQTEASSFLKTKANEICETVKKLTEPLNELQEMLNQIPEMVCHIDLAQEMFGSQIYTQGTICLEYTQNQKQDTNTQNFILLCTKNLGLARCGSTGKAKSADNKNKRQKKCTSTELRCLNQQKEPAFQRKPPYKSKTQVKEFQFRFPKIMMSNVRSLPNKTKELKEMMENVETVDSDMMCFTETWLNSNSPSISFDGYQTYRVDRDAQRTGKGRGGGLMLLVNEAWARNVEVENIQNTPNYELMVVSIIPNEHPKDAPPLTFIHVYIPPGTNANQAATGIAGAYYDALEQYGGPVFLLGDFNRCDITHLLDLEQYVTCPTRYGITLDHCYGNVPGAYRSVCRPPLGRSDHNVIYLIPKSPKSKDEKCTHKHTQPRKQ, from the exons ATGGGCGTGGCAGATGAACTGTGCGATGAGCTGTTCCGTTGGATTCATCAGCAGGAGAAATGTGCAGGTCATCTCAGGGCTTTGGCCTCCGAGCTGGAGTCGATAAGGGAGGTGATGACTGCAGGCCAGTTGGTGGGAAACACAGCTACTGTGCTTGGGTCGGCCGCTCTGGTTGGAACAGGCATTGTGACATTTCTGACTGGAGGCCTGGCTGCACCCTTGCTGGCAACGGCGGCTGGTATCACGGTCGGAGTGGGTACTGCGACTAGTCTTGCGCTTTCGCTTGTGGAAAAATGGAAATCCAGTCAAACAATGAAAAAGGCAGAGAAGACCGTTGATAAAATCAAACAGATTCAGAGGAATATTGAAAGGCTCCAGGAGAAACTTCAAAAGGAGTGTGAGAGTGAGGGCTTTCAAACTTCATCCTCCAATGACGTGCAGTGTGAAATCACAGCGAGAATCCTGAGAGCAATGGCCAAACGGAGCGGTAGAGATCTGCCCCTCAGTCGCATAAGGGTCCTCTTAAGAAGCGATGGCATCTATATGCTTCACAGATATTCACCGTTTCGTCTAAAACCTGCATTCTTCTACACATTGACTTCTGTCCTAGTATTCCTTGGATATTCTGCCGTTCTTCTGAAAACGGCAGCaataaaaggacaaaaatatTATACTCCACTTGTTGTGAAAGGAATGATTGATCTTTCAGTTAAATCTACGTTAAAGGGAACATGCCAG GCCGCAGGAGGAATCTTTGGGCTGATATTGACGGTTCCTGATCTGATTGATAACTGTGAAgaactgattaaaaacaaacatcagacTGAAGCTAGCTCATTTCTGAAGACAAAAGCTAATGAAATCTGTGAGACTGTGAAGAAATTAACAGAGCCACTGAATGAATTGCA AGAGATGCTCAATCAAATCCCTGAAATGGTGTGTCACATTGATTTGGCTCAGGAGATGTTTGGATCTCAAATATACACACAGGGCACCATTTGTCTGGAGTATACACAGAACCAAAAGCAAGACACAAATACACAGAACTTCATTCTCCTATGCACAAAAAACCTAGGATTAGCTAGGTGTGGTTCCACAGGTAAAGCCAAATCAGCTGACAACAAGAACAAAAGACAGAAGAAGTGTACTTCAACCGAACTCAGATGCCTCAATCAGCAGAAGGAACCTGCTTTTCAGAGGAAACCACCATACAAGTCTAAAACACAAGTAAAGGAATTTCAATTCCGCTTTCCTAAAATAATGATGTCTAATGTGCGCTCTCTTCCAAACAAAACCAAAGAGCTTAAAGAAATGATGGAAAATGTGGAAACCGTTGATTCCGATATGATGTGTTTCACAGAGACATGGTTGAACAGCAACTCACCCAGCATTAGCTTTGATGGATATCAGACTTACCGTGTTGATCGTGATGCACAGCGTACTGGAAAAGGTAGAGGAGGTGGACTGATGCTGCTTGTGAATGAGGCCTGGGCGAGAAATGTGGAGGTGGAAAACATCCAGAATACTCCAAATTATGAGTTAATGGTTGTGTCCATTATACCAAATGAACACCCTAAGGATGCGCCACCCCTTACCTTTATCCATGTGTATATCCCTCCTGGAACTAATGCTAATCAGGCGGCTACCGGCATTGCTGGAGCTTACTATGATGCTCTGGAGCAGTACGGTGGTCCTGTTTTCTTGTTGGGTGACTTCAACCGTTGTGATATCACTCATCTCTTGGACCTGGAGCAATATGTCACATGCCCAACTAGATACGGTATCACGCTGGATCACTGCTATGGGAATGTGCCAGGGGCTTATAGATCTGTATGTAGACCCCCGCTTGGCCGGTCAGACCACAACgtcatttatttgattcctAAAAGTCCAAAGTCCAAAGATGAGAAGTGTACGCATAAACATACCCAACccagaaaacaatga